In the Parasteatoda tepidariorum isolate YZ-2023 chromosome 3, CAS_Ptep_4.0, whole genome shotgun sequence genome, one interval contains:
- the LOC107453182 gene encoding very long chain fatty acid elongase 6: protein MDMPSLISESPSSPNYSIIFNFEENFDKSLKRQWMIAHWHQAFYYIGIYMLLIFGGQAYMQSRSRFELRRTLAAWNVFLAAFSIFGLCRTLPELAHVLNEFGFTHSVCNPSFIEEVKVSGFWTWMFTLSKVPELGDTIFIVLRKQQLIFLHWYHHITVLLFTWYSYTEHIAPARWFVVMNYFAHSMMYTYYAMRAMRFKMPRFVAILITSSQILQMVAGCFVSYFGYITRQRGQFCQLPDDIANYAILMYTSYFVLFARFFYGTYLSPPSKAKKLD, encoded by the coding sequence ATGGATATGCCATCCCTCATCAGTGAATCGCCAAGCTCTCCAAACTATTCCATAATCTTCAACTTTGAAGAGAACTTTGATAAAAGCTTAAAAAGACAATGGATGATAGCACACTGGCATCAAGCTTTTTACTACATTGGCATCTACATGCTTCTCATATTCGGTGGCCAAGCATACATGCAATCAAGATCTAGATTCGAACTTAGAAGAACCCTTGCCGCCTGGAATGTCTTCCTCGCGGCCTTCTCTATCTTCGGTCTCTGCCGGACTTTGCCAGAACTCGCCCACGTTCTAAACGAGTTCGGGTTCACCCATTCCGTATGCAATCCAAGTTTTATCGAAGAAGTTAAAGTGAGTGGATTTTGGACTTGGATGTTCACTTTGTCTAAAGTTCCTGAATTGGGTGATACTATCTTCATTGTCCTCCGAAAGCAGCAGCTGATATTTCTCCACTGGTACCACCACATCACTGTTCTTCTTTTTACTTGGTACAGCTACACCGAGCACATTGCCCCTGCTCGATGGTTTGTTGTGATGAATTACTTTGCTCACTCCATGATGTATACTTACTACGCGATGAGGGCCATGCGCTTCAAGATGCCACGCTTCGTAGCCATCCTCATTACTTCGTCTCAGATTCTTCAGATGGTCGCTGGCTGTTTTGTCAGCTACTTTGGTTACATCACCAGGCAAAGGGGACAGTTTTGCCAACTACCAGATGATATCGCCAACTACGCAATACTAATGTATACATCCTACTTTGTGTTGTTTGCCCGTTTCTTTTATGGTACTTACCTCTCGCCTCCAAGTAAAGCCAAGAAACTAGACTAA